DNA from Roseimicrobium sp. ORNL1:
CTTCCGTGGCCGTGGTGGCGCCGGGGATGATGAGCACCTGCCGGGCCTGGCAGTGACGCACGAGTTCGGCATCGATGCCTGGGGTCACGATGAACTGCGCTCCGGCGGCGATGGCTTCATCCGCCTGAGCCGGGGTGAGCACCGTGCCGGCGCCGACGAGCAGGCCTTCCTTGGCGAAGGCGGCCATGCGCTTCAGAATCTCCAGGGCGGCGGGCGTGCGGAGGGTGACTTCCGCGCAGGGCAGGCCGCCGTCCAGCAGCGCATTGGCCAGAGGCTCAGCATGGGACACGTTTTCCAGGATGATGGCGGGGACCACGCCCAGTTGCTCAATGCGAAGGAGATGCTCGTGCATGCGTGCACGCTAGCCAGTCACCGGCTGCGCCGCAATCCATGAATTCCCCTAGTCGCTCAGGCCCCGGCCGGGGTGCGAACGGCGGAGGAAACTCCTTGCGCCCGGGGTCAATTTGTTTGAGTCATCCGATTCCTTTTCCAACCCGCACATGTCCCAGACCAGCCTCCCCTCCGTCCGCCCTTCCGAACTCGGCAAGCCCATCTACATCGGCTCCGTGCAGCACCTCTATGCCGTGCCGGGCCGTGATGACCTGATGGTCTGCGAAACGACGAACGCTGGCAGCGTGTTCGACGTGGGCAGCATCTTCGACATTCCCGGCAGCGACGTCGCCCGCGCCACCTTCCGCCACGCGCTCTACACCCGCATGGGCAAGCCTGAGACCTGGGCCAAGGTGCGTGACGCCATCGTGGCTGACCCCGATCTGCCCGCCTATTTCAAGGAGGACATCCAGAAGGGACCGCTCGAAACGATGCTGCGCGAAGGCGCAAAGACCCACCACGTGGGCATGCTCGATGGAGACACGGGCGTGATTGCCACCGAAGGCATGCCAGCGAAGCCCAGCACCTACAACGTCGTGCGCCGCTTCCCCATCATGAAGCCGGTGCAGAAGACCTTCCTCGGCACCTATGTGTATGACTACGCCATGTTCCACCAGGCGGGCACGTATGTGATTCCGCTCGAGAGCATCGTGCGCTTCGGGATCACCGGCGGCTCCTCCGTGTTGAAGAAGTACGGCAGCCTCACGGACTCCGGCAAGCGCGCCTATGAATCGGAACTCGGTCTGACCAAGCCCATGCAGGCCTGGCAATTCCTGGAGAAGCCCATCTTCGACCTCACCAGCAAGCACGAGCCGGAAGATCGCAACGTCTCCAAGCAGGAAGCGCTGCTCATGAGCGGCCTGGAGGCAGAGGCCTTCGTCTCCGTGATCAAGATGACCATCCTCGGCGCCTGGGCCGTGCGTCAGCTTCTGGACGAAATCGGTCTGCTGCTCTGGGACATCAAGTGGGAGTTCGCCGTGGACAATGGCGACTTCTACTACGTGGACACCATCGACACCGACAGCTTCCGCGCCACCAGCTTCCTTGAGACAGACGGCAAGAAGCTCGTGCTGCACTACAACAAGCAGGCCATGCGCGACTACTACAAGATCGTGCACGCCGACTGGTTCGCTGGCGTGAACGACGCGAAGAAGGAAGCCAACAAGAGCGGCGTACCCTTCAAGCAGGTGCTCAAG
Protein-coding regions in this window:
- a CDS encoding phosphoribosylaminoimidazolesuccinocarboxamide synthase; the encoded protein is MSQTSLPSVRPSELGKPIYIGSVQHLYAVPGRDDLMVCETTNAGSVFDVGSIFDIPGSDVARATFRHALYTRMGKPETWAKVRDAIVADPDLPAYFKEDIQKGPLETMLREGAKTHHVGMLDGDTGVIATEGMPAKPSTYNVVRRFPIMKPVQKTFLGTYVYDYAMFHQAGTYVIPLESIVRFGITGGSSVLKKYGSLTDSGKRAYESELGLTKPMQAWQFLEKPIFDLTSKHEPEDRNVSKQEALLMSGLEAEAFVSVIKMTILGAWAVRQLLDEIGLLLWDIKWEFAVDNGDFYYVDTIDTDSFRATSFLETDGKKLVLHYNKQAMRDYYKIVHADWFAGVNDAKKEANKSGVPFKQVLKEGQAAGKWPNTPVVDPEFLALQAKKMDLIRLHVLGGGDTAKVKSALKDVGVAEVEFYRARGLFDEYAKANSVA
- the eda gene encoding bifunctional 4-hydroxy-2-oxoglutarate aldolase/2-dehydro-3-deoxy-phosphogluconate aldolase, whose translation is MHEHLLRIEQLGVVPAIILENVSHAEPLANALLDGGLPCAEVTLRTPAALEILKRMAAFAKEGLLVGAGTVLTPAQADEAIAAGAQFIVTPGIDAELVRHCQARQVLIIPGATTATEVMLAANLGLECVKFFPAEASGGIKMLKALHGPFPNMRFMPTGGITLETFPEYLPFKPVVGVGGTWMVKKEWISTERFDIIADACEATMLAVADARRGNRLSKTKSVGTAADWQE